A genome region from Gardnerella vaginalis includes the following:
- a CDS encoding cupin domain-containing protein, with protein MSVSLENMSDYAKNLVKELQLEAHPEGGWYTRDWQAAQLYSANNNANTSNAGANNTQIDENTGADAPRPLASLIYFLLPAGDSSAWHKVDADEIWLWHGPSNLTIELGGCGKTPCDEADLHRFTLGNSKDCNGLSTRGHLVIPAGTWQRTIPSDGDVLVSCVVSPGFTFSGFDLAEQNDSNK; from the coding sequence ATGAGTGTCAGTTTAGAAAATATGAGTGATTACGCCAAAAACCTTGTTAAAGAATTACAGTTAGAAGCCCACCCAGAAGGCGGATGGTACACCCGCGACTGGCAAGCAGCGCAACTATATAGCGCAAATAACAATGCAAATACTTCAAACGCAGGCGCAAACAATACGCAAATTGACGAAAACACTGGCGCAGACGCACCAAGACCATTGGCTTCTCTTATTTACTTTCTTTTACCAGCTGGCGATTCAAGCGCATGGCATAAAGTTGATGCAGATGAAATTTGGTTATGGCACGGACCATCAAATCTTACGATTGAGCTTGGTGGATGTGGTAAAACCCCTTGTGATGAGGCAGATTTGCATCGTTTTACTCTTGGAAACTCTAAAGATTGCAATGGCTTATCCACGCGCGGACATCTTGTAATTCCTGCTGGAACATGGCAGAGAACAATACCAAGCGATGGCGATGTTCTTGTTTCTTGCGTAGTAAGCCCTGGCTTTACTTTCAGCGGCTTTGATTTAGCAGAGCAAAACGATTCAAATAAGTAA
- a CDS encoding 5'-methylthioadenosine/S-adenosylhomocysteine nucleosidase — MLNNFEHSAADDFSESSKDFSHLSKLAVIVALQKEAQPILQAFCGDYKTWDSYGVTFIQGKIASNSKGENPTLTICVAGMGKCAAAAAAQALIIESNPQVLIFSGIAGALNPRLSVGDIVIGKKLHYLETNTQIIAECAPYKSVFESDSKLCDLAAKEAELLGFRLEKSLEESSSVAGDLSSDFKQNESNVNSAAYMCGNIATSDQFNTDPDILDAVRATVFGDCEEMEGAAAAHIAAKNGVPFLAIRSMSNRCGESYESVDSHKDDLVLAANQAGSLTLRVLKALVK; from the coding sequence ATGTTAAATAATTTTGAACATAGCGCGGCTGACGATTTTTCTGAAAGTTCTAAAGATTTTAGTCATCTTTCAAAACTTGCTGTTATAGTTGCACTTCAAAAAGAAGCTCAGCCTATTCTTCAAGCATTTTGTGGGGATTATAAAACTTGGGATTCGTATGGGGTTACTTTTATTCAGGGCAAAATCGCTTCTAATAGCAAAGGCGAAAATCCTACTCTTACAATATGTGTTGCTGGAATGGGAAAGTGCGCTGCCGCAGCTGCAGCTCAAGCGTTGATAATCGAATCAAATCCACAAGTGTTGATTTTTAGCGGAATCGCAGGTGCTTTAAATCCGCGTCTTAGTGTTGGAGATATTGTTATAGGCAAGAAACTTCACTATTTAGAAACAAATACGCAAATTATTGCAGAGTGTGCTCCGTACAAATCTGTTTTTGAATCAGATTCAAAATTATGCGATTTAGCTGCTAAAGAGGCAGAATTATTAGGATTTAGGCTTGAGAAGTCTTTGGAAGAATCCTCTTCGGTTGCTGGCGACTTATCCTCGGACTTTAAGCAAAACGAGTCTAATGTAAATAGCGCTGCTTATATGTGTGGAAACATAGCAACAAGTGACCAATTTAACACAGATCCTGATATTTTAGACGCTGTGCGAGCAACGGTTTTTGGCGATTGCGAAGAGATGGAAGGTGCGGCTGCTGCACATATTGCGGCTAAAAACGGTGTTCCATTCCTTGCGATTCGCTCAATGAGCAACCGTTGTGGAGAATCATACGAATCTGTGGACTCGCATAAGGATGATTTGGTTCTTGCGGCGAATCAAGCAGGATCGTTAACTTTGCGTGTTTTGAAGGCGCTTGTTAAATAA
- a CDS encoding ABC transporter substrate-binding protein, with protein MAIFVHNNLHTNRVAIAATKIAAAALAMAAMVSTAACGSQNAQDTNQKTITPGVLTIGTAQPTYTPWMYDNKPENGKGYESAVAYAVAKKLGYDKDKVKWVRTTFDSAVTPGPKDFDFNLQQFSITEERKKAVDFSPSYYNATQGVVVKKDSKFANAKTLADLKTATIGAMVGTTSYSFAKDKIKSDIQTFNDNDALVQALDSKQIDALVIDTPSSVNIVRSKQVKEGVVLGQIAGSEDKEGTGLVLPKGSKLTADVTKAVNALEKDGTLKKLQEKWLAEYTTNVPVLK; from the coding sequence ATGGCTATTTTCGTACACAACAACTTGCACACCAACCGCGTAGCAATCGCTGCTACAAAAATTGCAGCAGCAGCATTAGCAATGGCAGCAATGGTTAGCACAGCAGCATGCGGCAGCCAAAACGCACAAGATACAAACCAAAAGACGATTACTCCAGGCGTTTTGACAATCGGCACAGCTCAGCCAACTTACACACCTTGGATGTACGATAACAAGCCAGAAAACGGCAAGGGTTACGAATCTGCAGTAGCATACGCTGTTGCAAAGAAACTCGGATACGATAAAGACAAAGTAAAGTGGGTTCGCACAACCTTCGACTCCGCAGTAACCCCAGGACCAAAAGACTTTGATTTTAACCTTCAGCAGTTCTCTATTACGGAGGAACGCAAGAAGGCAGTAGACTTTTCGCCAAGTTACTACAACGCAACTCAGGGTGTTGTGGTCAAAAAAGATAGCAAGTTTGCTAACGCAAAGACCTTAGCAGACCTTAAAACCGCTACAATTGGCGCAATGGTTGGAACAACAAGCTACAGCTTTGCTAAAGACAAGATTAAGAGCGATATTCAAACCTTTAACGATAATGACGCTTTGGTTCAGGCTCTTGATTCTAAGCAGATTGACGCACTTGTTATAGATACTCCATCTTCCGTAAACATTGTGCGCAGCAAGCAGGTTAAAGAAGGTGTTGTTCTTGGACAGATTGCAGGATCGGAAGATAAGGAAGGAACTGGATTGGTACTTCCAAAAGGATCTAAGCTTACTGCAGACGTCACTAAGGCTGTGAATGCGCTAGAAAAAGATGGTACTTTGAAGAAGCTCCAAGAAAAGTGGCTTGCAGAGTACACGACTAATGTGCCAGTTCTGAAGTAA
- a CDS encoding amino acid ABC transporter permease, giving the protein MTVLTGTATDSASNKSNKSLSNTPSLSSANTALDEGTYALSDIEIERKAIRKKQNLKSVLTSIISTLVLLGVCIAALAMSPGWPRVRETFFSGKYFMLSLPSVLQGLMLNLQVLVFAVIGVAILGTLIAVIRTSVSPMLFPLRAIAQFYTTIMRGIPMLVVLYLIGFGIPGLQLFGRIPPAILGTIAIVMSYSAYVGEVLRAGFEDVHPSMRASARSLGLTSGQTVRLVVIPLGLRKVAPALMNDFISMQKDAGLISVLGAVDAVRAAQISVATSYNFTPYVVASVVFIALSIPFIVLNDWYTARLRKRELNGGTV; this is encoded by the coding sequence ATGACAGTACTTACCGGCACTGCAACAGATTCTGCAAGCAACAAATCGAATAAGTCACTCTCCAATACACCGTCACTATCTAGCGCTAACACTGCGTTAGATGAAGGAACATACGCTTTAAGTGATATTGAGATTGAGCGCAAAGCAATACGCAAAAAGCAAAATCTTAAATCAGTTTTAACAAGCATAATAAGCACTTTAGTATTGCTTGGCGTGTGCATTGCGGCACTTGCAATGAGTCCTGGTTGGCCAAGAGTGCGCGAAACATTCTTCTCTGGCAAATACTTCATGCTATCTTTGCCATCCGTTTTGCAAGGCTTAATGCTTAATCTGCAGGTGCTAGTATTCGCTGTTATTGGAGTAGCAATACTTGGAACTTTAATTGCTGTTATTCGCACAAGCGTAAGCCCAATGCTTTTCCCTTTGCGAGCTATAGCGCAATTCTACACAACTATTATGCGCGGCATACCAATGCTTGTTGTGCTTTACTTAATCGGCTTCGGCATACCAGGATTGCAGCTTTTTGGACGAATACCACCAGCAATACTCGGCACAATCGCCATTGTTATGAGCTACTCTGCATACGTTGGAGAAGTGTTGCGCGCAGGCTTTGAAGACGTGCATCCATCTATGCGAGCATCCGCAAGGTCTCTTGGCTTAACATCTGGTCAAACTGTGCGATTAGTGGTAATTCCTCTTGGCTTAAGAAAAGTGGCTCCTGCCTTAATGAACGACTTTATATCAATGCAAAAAGATGCAGGACTCATATCGGTTTTGGGCGCTGTAGACGCTGTTCGAGCCGCTCAAATATCTGTAGCAACTTCTTATAACTTCACTCCATACGTTGTAGCAAGCGTTGTGTTTATAGCGCTGAGCATTCCGTTTATTGTTCTAAACGATTGGTATACGGCAAGGCTGCGCAAACGCGAGCTAAACGGAGGAACCGTGTGA
- a CDS encoding amino acid ABC transporter ATP-binding protein, which produces MNNLTNQKVSQQMSDYTNTSDQTNTSDYTDSTPVLRLSNIRKSYNSTPVLKGISFDIAPHEVVALLGPSGSGKSTLMKCINLLERVDDGQVWLGNTDITDPRINQDQIRSQIGVVFQQFNLFTHMSVLDNVTLAARKVHHWAKDRAESRAMELLSRIKLENKAKSYPDQLSGGQQQRVAIARALMTSPQLLLLDEITSALDPMLVGEVLDMVAELKQQGTTILMATHEMHFAHEAADRVVLLRNGVVAENGTPYEVMDACTDPETQNFFKSFRH; this is translated from the coding sequence ATGAATAACTTAACAAACCAGAAGGTAAGTCAGCAAATGAGCGATTACACAAACACAAGTGATCAAACGAATACAAGCGATTACACGGATTCAACACCAGTTTTGCGCTTAAGCAATATTCGCAAATCGTATAACTCAACACCTGTTCTTAAAGGCATTTCTTTTGATATTGCACCTCACGAAGTGGTAGCTCTTTTAGGACCTTCTGGAAGCGGAAAATCTACTCTTATGAAGTGCATTAATCTGCTTGAGCGAGTAGACGACGGTCAAGTTTGGCTTGGAAACACAGATATTACAGATCCTCGTATAAATCAGGATCAAATTAGATCTCAAATCGGAGTTGTGTTCCAGCAATTCAATCTTTTTACACATATGAGTGTTTTAGACAATGTAACTCTTGCTGCGCGAAAAGTTCACCATTGGGCTAAAGACCGCGCAGAAAGCCGCGCAATGGAGCTTCTATCTAGGATTAAGCTAGAAAATAAAGCAAAGTCTTACCCAGATCAGCTTTCGGGAGGCCAGCAGCAACGAGTGGCAATTGCGCGCGCGCTTATGACAAGCCCACAACTTTTGCTTTTAGACGAGATTACGTCCGCACTAGACCCAATGCTTGTTGGAGAAGTTCTAGACATGGTTGCGGAGCTAAAACAGCAAGGAACCACGATTTTAATGGCTACTCACGAGATGCATTTTGCTCACGAAGCTGCCGATAGAGTGGTTTTGCTGCGAAACGGCGTTGTTGCAGAAAATGGCACGCCATACGAGGTTATGGACGCTTGCACAGACCCAGAAACACAGAATTTCTTTAAGTCTTTCCGCCATTGA
- a CDS encoding aldo/keto reductase: protein MNEDMHIVPNILLSDGNSIPQVGLGVLRVDKVSMHDVVESALSLGYRHIDAAAGYNNENELGEVLCATGFNTGELRENLWVTTKVRDSQQGYDNTLKAFDSQLADLCLNYVDMYMIHWPTPFNWRSAETWKAFVKLKEEGRVRSLGVCNFMPSDLQRLYDEVGQWPQVNQIELHPSWQQSNVVDFCKKHNIAIEAYSPLARGRDLNIGDGVLETIAKNHDVTCAQVILRWHIEHGYIIIPKSVSENRQRENINVFGFSLEDDEIRAIDNLNSNERMGHDPATFSYA, encoded by the coding sequence ATGAATGAAGATATGCACATTGTGCCTAACATTTTATTATCGGATGGCAATTCTATACCACAAGTTGGTTTAGGTGTACTTCGAGTTGATAAAGTAAGTATGCATGATGTTGTAGAAAGCGCTCTTTCGCTAGGATACAGACATATTGATGCTGCAGCTGGATATAACAATGAGAATGAACTAGGCGAAGTATTGTGTGCAACTGGTTTTAATACTGGAGAATTGCGAGAAAACCTATGGGTGACTACAAAGGTTAGAGATTCACAGCAGGGGTATGACAATACTTTGAAGGCTTTTGATTCTCAGCTTGCGGATCTTTGCTTGAACTATGTGGATATGTATATGATTCATTGGCCTACACCATTTAATTGGCGTTCTGCAGAAACATGGAAAGCATTTGTTAAGTTGAAAGAGGAAGGTAGGGTACGTTCGCTTGGTGTATGCAACTTTATGCCTTCTGATTTGCAGCGTTTATATGATGAAGTCGGTCAGTGGCCTCAAGTGAATCAGATTGAATTGCATCCGAGCTGGCAGCAGTCTAATGTAGTTGATTTTTGCAAGAAGCATAATATTGCTATTGAAGCGTATTCTCCATTGGCGCGCGGACGTGATTTGAATATCGGCGATGGTGTTCTGGAAACTATTGCTAAGAATCATGATGTTACTTGTGCTCAGGTGATTTTGCGCTGGCATATTGAGCATGGATACATTATCATACCTAAATCTGTTTCAGAAAATAGGCAACGTGAAAATATTAATGTTTTTGGATTTAGTCTTGAGGATGACGAAATACGCGCAATAGATAACTTGAACTCTAATGAGCGCATGGGGCACGATCCTGCAACGTTTAGTTATGCATGA
- the araA gene encoding L-arabinose isomerase: protein MAMENPFENKEVWFAVGSQELYGPETLEQVATQAREIVDYLNNKHSIPVKIVLKPTLKSSDAVRNFMVDASSKESCIGVIAWMHTFSPAKMWIRGLELLRKPLLQLNTQYHREIPWDSIDMDFMNLNQAAHGDREFGYIVSRLGIRRKIVVGHYTNPEVSDRINAWVRACLGWWASNNMNVMRWGDNMRNVAVTEGDKTEAEKIFGASINTWSVNELNSYVNRATDKQAKDLIEDYKNKYNVDPELLNQKYDSLLIAAKQEIGMVSMMRDYDATAAVDNFEDLGGLSQLPGVAAQRFPSEYGWGFSAEGDWKTAILVRLGLVMGYGLEGGASLMEDYSYHFEPDNEMILGSHMLEVSPSIGSIQKPRLAIYPLGIGGKSDPVRLVFTAAPKKDAVVVSLADMCSRFRLLMNVVDVVEPSGSLKNLPCARAMWKPQPSLSLSAQCWLLAGGSHHTCMTTSIGREVWEDFARISGVELAVIDKNTNAQDFERNLQISQMYYKLNVK from the coding sequence ATGGCTATGGAAAATCCTTTTGAGAACAAAGAAGTGTGGTTTGCTGTAGGTTCACAAGAACTATATGGTCCAGAAACCCTAGAACAAGTGGCAACACAAGCTAGAGAAATTGTAGATTATTTAAATAATAAACATTCGATACCTGTGAAAATTGTTTTGAAACCAACCTTAAAGTCATCTGACGCTGTGCGTAATTTTATGGTTGATGCTTCTTCAAAAGAATCTTGTATAGGTGTGATTGCTTGGATGCACACGTTCTCGCCAGCAAAAATGTGGATTCGCGGATTAGAACTGTTGCGTAAACCTTTGCTTCAGTTGAATACTCAGTATCATCGTGAAATACCTTGGGACAGTATTGATATGGATTTTATGAATTTAAATCAAGCTGCTCATGGAGATAGAGAATTCGGTTATATTGTTTCTAGACTTGGTATCAGAAGAAAAATAGTTGTTGGTCATTATACGAATCCAGAAGTTTCGGATCGCATAAATGCTTGGGTTCGTGCGTGTTTAGGCTGGTGGGCGTCTAACAATATGAACGTTATGCGTTGGGGAGACAATATGCGTAACGTTGCAGTTACTGAAGGAGATAAAACTGAAGCTGAGAAAATCTTTGGTGCATCTATTAATACTTGGTCTGTAAACGAATTAAATTCATATGTTAATCGTGCTACAGATAAGCAAGCTAAAGATTTGATAGAAGATTATAAAAATAAATACAATGTTGATCCAGAATTATTAAATCAAAAATATGATTCTCTGTTAATTGCAGCTAAGCAGGAAATTGGAATGGTATCCATGATGCGTGATTATGATGCTACTGCTGCAGTAGATAATTTTGAAGATCTTGGTGGTCTTTCTCAACTTCCAGGAGTTGCTGCTCAACGTTTTCCTTCCGAATATGGATGGGGTTTCTCGGCAGAAGGGGATTGGAAAACCGCAATATTGGTTCGTTTGGGATTAGTTATGGGGTATGGTCTTGAAGGTGGAGCTTCTCTTATGGAAGATTACTCGTATCATTTTGAGCCAGATAACGAAATGATATTAGGATCACATATGTTAGAAGTTTCGCCTTCTATTGGAAGTATTCAAAAACCTCGTCTTGCTATATACCCATTGGGTATCGGCGGAAAATCAGATCCTGTTCGACTCGTGTTTACTGCTGCTCCTAAAAAGGATGCTGTTGTGGTTTCTCTTGCGGATATGTGCAGTAGATTTAGACTTTTAATGAATGTCGTAGATGTTGTAGAGCCGTCTGGAAGCTTAAAGAATTTGCCTTGCGCTCGCGCCATGTGGAAACCGCAGCCAAGTCTATCTTTGTCTGCGCAATGCTGGTTATTGGCTGGTGGATCCCATCATACTTGTATGACAACGTCAATTGGTAGAGAAGTTTGGGAAGATTTTGCGCGTATCTCTGGTGTTGAACTAGCTGTGATTGATAAAAACACTAATGCCCAAGATTTTGAGCGCAATCTACAGATTTCTCAAATGTATTACAAGCTTAATGTTAAGTAA
- a CDS encoding L-ribulose-5-phosphate 4-epimerase: MKTLKDYSQETQSEVKLVRELVSNLHDQLIKWNLVVWTAGNVSQRLHTADLMVIKPSGVRYERLTPESMIVCDLDGNVVDGSYSPSSDTASHAYIYRNMPEVFGVVHTHSTYATAWAAIGENIPCGLTMMGDEFGGSVPVGPFRLIGSEAIGQGVVETLRKYPKSPAVLMQNHGPFVIGKDAESAVKAAAMTEEVAKTMWAARQIGKIIDIKQEDINSLNKRYQNVYGQN, from the coding sequence ATGAAAACTTTAAAAGATTATTCACAAGAAACTCAATCTGAGGTAAAACTGGTACGCGAATTAGTATCCAATTTGCATGATCAACTTATTAAATGGAATTTAGTTGTGTGGACTGCGGGAAATGTTTCTCAACGTTTGCATACTGCTGATTTAATGGTTATTAAGCCTTCTGGAGTACGATACGAAAGACTAACTCCTGAATCAATGATTGTTTGTGATCTAGATGGGAATGTTGTTGATGGATCCTATTCTCCAAGTTCTGACACAGCTTCGCATGCTTATATTTATAGGAATATGCCTGAAGTATTTGGAGTAGTGCACACTCATTCGACTTACGCTACTGCTTGGGCTGCTATTGGAGAAAATATACCGTGTGGATTAACAATGATGGGAGATGAGTTTGGAGGCTCTGTTCCAGTTGGACCATTCAGGTTGATTGGTAGTGAGGCCATTGGACAAGGCGTTGTTGAAACATTACGCAAATATCCTAAGTCGCCAGCGGTTTTGATGCAAAATCACGGTCCATTCGTCATTGGAAAAGATGCAGAAAGTGCTGTGAAAGCTGCTGCTATGACGGAAGAAGTAGCCAAAACAATGTGGGCTGCTAGGCAAATAGGGAAAATAATCGATATAAAGCAAGAAGATATTAATTCGCTTAATAAACGATATCAAAATGTTTACGGACAAAACTAA
- a CDS encoding xylulokinase, with the protein MCDISSVSSNKKDIINANTYLGIELGSTRIKGALINGQYQVIAEGSYKWENKLENGLWTYDLSDAWHGIQSVFSQISNQINKDYQLRLNNIGGIGISAMMHGYLAFDNRNKLLVPFRTWRNTNTHDAHRILSSELNLNIPERWSIAHLYQCALDEEEHVHNVAFFTTLSGYIHWKLTGKKVLGLSDASGMFPMDSNSLSWDENALNKIENLPEISSQPWNLKDILPTPLSAGEFAGRLTVDGVSLLDPSGILNPGIPFVPPEGDAATGMVATNTLKPGTGNVSAGTSIFATVVLKRPLSKSHKELDIVMTPDGHLSAMSHANNFTTDLNAWVNLFAQFADAIRKPISMDLLYTSLFNSAVDNGTEFDAGGNINYCFSSGEFQAGLEEGRFVFARGPQAKLSLGNFMRAQLYGAFCPVTIGMNVLTKEEHVEIDSLLGHGGIFATPEVSQRIASAAFGVPVTTMPTASEGGSWGMAILASYIRRKNITLIDFLQNEVFAHVNSVTVFPRKDDVEGFQRYFEQFMRSLPIEHAAIATMP; encoded by the coding sequence ATGTGTGATATTTCGAGTGTATCATCTAATAAAAAAGATATTATTAATGCAAACACATATCTTGGTATTGAGTTGGGTTCAACTAGAATTAAAGGTGCTTTAATTAATGGACAATATCAAGTTATTGCAGAAGGATCTTATAAGTGGGAAAACAAACTAGAAAATGGTTTGTGGACCTATGATTTATCTGATGCTTGGCATGGTATACAATCTGTTTTTTCTCAGATAAGTAATCAAATTAATAAAGACTACCAATTGCGTTTAAATAATATTGGCGGCATTGGTATTTCAGCAATGATGCATGGTTATTTAGCCTTTGATAATAGAAATAAGTTGCTTGTGCCATTTAGGACTTGGAGAAATACTAATACGCATGATGCTCACAGAATTCTTTCTAGTGAATTGAATCTTAATATACCGGAGCGCTGGTCGATAGCTCACTTGTATCAATGTGCGCTTGACGAGGAAGAACATGTACATAATGTAGCATTCTTTACTACGCTATCTGGCTATATTCATTGGAAGCTTACTGGCAAAAAAGTATTAGGATTGTCGGATGCTTCTGGAATGTTTCCTATGGATTCAAACAGTTTAAGCTGGGATGAGAATGCGTTAAATAAAATTGAGAATCTTCCTGAAATATCTAGTCAGCCTTGGAATTTGAAGGATATTTTACCTACACCTCTTTCAGCTGGAGAATTTGCTGGTCGATTGACAGTTGATGGTGTTTCTCTTCTTGACCCTAGTGGCATTTTGAATCCAGGAATACCATTTGTTCCTCCTGAAGGAGATGCGGCAACTGGTATGGTTGCAACCAATACATTAAAGCCTGGTACTGGTAATGTTTCGGCTGGGACATCTATTTTTGCAACTGTTGTTTTAAAGCGTCCTTTGTCAAAATCTCACAAAGAGTTAGATATAGTTATGACTCCAGATGGTCATTTATCTGCAATGAGTCATGCTAATAATTTCACTACAGATTTAAATGCTTGGGTTAACTTATTCGCTCAATTTGCTGATGCAATAAGAAAACCAATATCAATGGATTTGTTATATACAAGCCTGTTTAATTCTGCTGTTGATAATGGAACTGAATTTGATGCTGGAGGAAATATTAACTACTGTTTTTCTTCTGGAGAGTTCCAAGCAGGTTTGGAAGAAGGGCGATTTGTATTTGCTCGCGGTCCGCAAGCAAAACTTTCACTCGGAAACTTTATGCGTGCTCAACTATATGGAGCATTTTGTCCAGTGACTATTGGAATGAATGTTTTAACAAAAGAAGAGCATGTTGAAATTGATTCTTTGCTTGGCCATGGTGGTATTTTTGCCACCCCTGAAGTTTCTCAGCGTATTGCTTCGGCGGCGTTTGGTGTTCCAGTAACCACTATGCCTACGGCTTCTGAAGGCGGATCGTGGGGAATGGCGATTTTAGCATCGTACATTAGACGAAAAAATATAACATTAATAGACTTTTTGCAAAATGAAGTATTTGCTCATGTGAATTCAGTCACCGTTTTCCCTCGTAAGGATGACGTGGAAGGATTCCAGAGGTATTTTGAGCAATTTATGAGGTCATTGCCAATAGAACATGCAGCAATAGCTACGATGCCGTAA
- a CDS encoding CDP-diacylglycerol--glycerol-3-phosphate 3-phosphatidyltransferase: MPKKYMQKTRMYALTTFFMSIWLFQSLYGSYKSGDLFAWYTLIFSLCLLIVIGYCGYNAFKGFSQERKDKSEDSKK; this comes from the coding sequence ATGCCAAAAAAATATATGCAAAAGACTAGAATGTACGCGCTAACTACCTTTTTTATGTCGATTTGGTTATTCCAGTCTTTATATGGTTCTTATAAGTCTGGTGATTTATTCGCTTGGTACACTCTTATTTTTTCATTGTGCTTATTAATTGTAATCGGCTATTGCGGTTACAACGCTTTTAAAGGATTCAGTCAAGAGCGTAAAGATAAGAGCGAGGATTCTAAAAAGTAA
- the mmsB gene encoding multiple monosaccharide ABC transporter permease encodes MSKNRLAQDTKGEQKSSILSTITDNARQYGIVGALIVIVVVFQILTKGVLLTPNSFVSLIQQNAYVIILAIGMVMVIIATHIDLSVGSLVAFIGGVCALLMERYGVNWVLAIAISIVVGLLIGCWHGFWVARMEIPGFITTLAGMLIFRGLSTVIVGESVPITSDAFRGIARNYLPNILGWWGPFDGLTIVLGLMCIALFAWSQINKRKHVEKVGLVPEPLSITVCKIVFAALAIIFVTYLLASSGNSEMGGTPIMLVIVAILVVAYNFILTKTVFGRHIYAVGGNRKAAILSGIDVKRVDFCLFVHMGFLSAIAAVAMLSRLASATAQAGMEFEMDAIASCFIGGTAVTGGVGTIPGAVVGAFVMGVINQGLSIMGVDTAIVKTIKGLVLLAAVAVDIMSKRRKR; translated from the coding sequence ATGAGCAAAAACAGATTAGCCCAAGATACGAAGGGTGAACAAAAATCAAGTATTCTTTCGACAATTACCGATAATGCAAGACAATATGGAATCGTTGGAGCTTTAATCGTTATTGTCGTTGTGTTCCAAATACTCACAAAAGGTGTTCTTTTAACTCCTAACAGTTTTGTTTCTTTAATTCAGCAGAATGCGTATGTGATTATTTTGGCAATAGGCATGGTTATGGTGATTATTGCTACACATATTGATCTTTCTGTAGGATCTTTAGTCGCATTTATTGGTGGTGTTTGTGCACTGTTGATGGAACGCTATGGTGTTAATTGGGTACTGGCGATTGCTATATCAATTGTTGTTGGCTTACTCATTGGTTGCTGGCATGGTTTCTGGGTGGCTCGAATGGAGATTCCTGGATTCATCACCACTCTTGCAGGCATGCTGATCTTCCGAGGTTTATCTACGGTTATAGTTGGCGAATCTGTGCCTATCACTTCAGACGCGTTCCGTGGAATTGCTCGTAACTATCTTCCTAATATTCTCGGTTGGTGGGGTCCATTTGATGGTCTTACGATTGTTCTTGGTCTTATGTGCATCGCCTTGTTTGCTTGGAGCCAAATTAATAAGCGTAAGCATGTAGAAAAAGTTGGATTAGTCCCAGAACCACTATCGATTACTGTATGCAAGATCGTATTTGCTGCTCTTGCAATCATATTTGTAACATATTTGTTAGCATCCTCTGGCAATTCTGAGATGGGTGGAACTCCAATTATGTTGGTGATTGTTGCGATTTTGGTCGTTGCATACAACTTCATTCTTACAAAGACAGTTTTTGGACGTCACATATATGCTGTTGGAGGTAACCGTAAAGCTGCAATACTTTCTGGTATTGATGTTAAGCGTGTAGATTTCTGCTTGTTTGTTCATATGGGATTCTTGTCTGCTATCGCTGCTGTAGCTATGCTTTCTCGTCTGGCATCTGCTACTGCACAAGCTGGTATGGAATTTGAAATGGACGCAATTGCATCCTGCTTCATCGGTGGCACAGCTGTGACTGGTGGTGTTGGAACTATACCTGGAGCCGTTGTTGGTGCTTTTGTTATGGGCGTGATCAATCAAGGCTTGTCTATCATGGGTGTTGACACTGCAATTGTGAAGACAATTAAGGGTCTTGTGTTACTTGCTGCAGTGGCTGTTGACATAATGAGCAAGCGTCGTAAGCGCTAA